cgccgggcatggtacgccctaatgaccccggcgccggtaaGCCCTCTCCTCTTCAattgctcgatggcctgcagcaggtcgaggatccgcttcttctccttctcaaccGGTCCGTAcgaccacacctccggcgccacgtcgatggtgcggccggtgaaccccggcaggggggagttcgagtagttcttcacatagaaccactggttgtgccaccccttgtgggacgccgaggtcttcatcgccatgtactccttggagcgagtatggtgGAGGTGAATTCCGACGCGcccgatcggcaccgggggcgaccgctgctggttccccctcctctccgtcttctggtacaggctcaccgagaagaagtacttccacagcgagaagttgggctcgatgcccaggaacccctcgcacagtgcgacaAATGCCgtaatgtgctggatcccgttcgggttgaggtgctgaagctcaagcccgtagtagtggaggagcccgcaaaagaagcggctcggcggagTTGCGAccccccgctcgtggaagtgagcgaaggagacgacgtagccggcgggaggcgtcAGCACATGCTCcgaccccggcagctcccactcgcccacctccgtcctctcgcagaggaggcctttcctcaccaggCCTTCGGTGCGTGAGGAGTTGAAGTGAGAAATcccccaggatcccatcgccggaggaggaaggaacttGACGGGGATGGGAAGAAAGGGCGTAGCGCTGAAGCGGAGGAAGGTGAAGCGGGCGCGGATGAGCTGAGGGCGAGTTCGGAGGGCAAAAAGACTTGAaagcagaaggcgggcggaaccagcgaggcggagccttcattttatagggaaggcgtgAAGGGAGCGGAACCGACGCCCttgtcgccataaatgcggcgcccggtacgcccccgtcacgcccactttcttttcgaaaaccgcgcgcacgatcggccgcagaaacatcatctcctcctcgattcgcgggtcggcaCCCTCCATAACTCCGCCTCCCGGAAGACGCGcacacgacgtcccccacgttcggcccaggaCGTAGCATCCGCCCCGATTTGGCCCAAGGCCCACTGAAAGGTaataagggatacggggctgaaaacgcccctacggcccattacgatccagaggttcgaaggctggcccgctacGGGTTCAACAGCCGCCTCAGGATGCCcacgagcgaggggtgagaagggacgggtccgctagcgaccaTAACCCAGGCGCGCGACGGCCCCAGGTGTCTCAAACTCACATTCGAGTCCAGACcagcatcaaagttcatggtttttccacgaggaaaggcaacgagcccccggatccgaccgaacggactcgggaactatatgaaccgGCCGGCTAgagcctggggtacgccaccagcttggccctaGCCGGACCCCCctgaacggggaccgggactccactcgaaccgacccgttcgcagctcaacgagcaccacgattcgtccaacgaggatagcgtggcacgtctcatcccctccgtcccagcgaacggatgcgtgaggggtaacgatcaaaagccgatctagcctcccgatcggtctccggcaacgcgcgggggctcgggggctagcatcgcaaccaataaccacgcgtgtggtcgcgatttggAGACTCGAGGCGGTAGCGCCCCACGGAGCAATGAGGAGTCTCGCCACGCTAAGTCATCCACAGGACACCTCTCCTGATCGAACTCCCTGGCCTAGTCGGACCAACAACACTCCCCATCCCTGGTCAACTACGGCTTGCAGGGCAAGCAGAGAACCCTGGCGGGCGGCGAAAAAAGCCTCTGGAGGAACatctttgctccaccacaggctcgggggctactgttgggggaaaatattaacgacctcctaatgccgcttaaagcaacagtcacggaagcccaggcccatctaaggtaacgaaattgccgtcggcccaacatggaagggagaggccacgttccgcctcgcccgacccggggtcccggggtcggacgcccccgactccttgaagactaaactccgcctcgcccgaccccggggacCGGGTTCGGGAGCGCCTGACCCCTACCACGGAaattccacctcgcccgaccctgggcgcgggggtcggactcgctcgggtccacaagacgaatatccgcctcgggcgcggactggaggatcaggatgacgatctcgtgggtccccctatcgacctcaccataaatgcgccgcggccctgtcagGACGAAAGGGAGCAGCGCCCCCAATGCAACCGGTCccgaataccggtgcgcggccgtgcggcgcaggctgcagtggccgcggctccttctCATTCGCCACAAGGTACTCATGAGCCGCGCCGAACGACACAGGagggcgcatcgcttgctctcaCGCCCCGTGCTCCCAATGGCAGTGTCAGGGACGCGACGTGCGGGTCTTGCGGTAATCGGCGGGGCAGcagaatcggacctcctccccggcgggcacggatgccgaggctgaggctcatcatcacgatcgacagcgacggcgaccagggagatcatcgacaagatttGGAAGGAATCaccctccctcgccggacgcgctgacagggacTGGGGGCCGGAACGagagcggcggccttgggaccctccccttgtatCATTTTACTACTTggcttatcctttctacctctTCTCCGGACGCCCGGCTggactgtaaccccgagctccctcttgtgatataaaaggaggaccggggatcCTGGGATGGGGGACTCAGACTTTTTCCCTCAAGCCAACAGTACACTCTCGCACGCCCTTAGAGGACCAGcgcactcaagagacctgggatcagtttcgtctctcgcccatctgtaacccctactacagaaccccacgTGGGTAatacgagcagcctcgatactggacgtagggcttcctttgcccgaaccagtctaacctcgtgtctcccacgccactatccgaagccttacgtacataaaataaaatttactagtctaagtcttgatccgcaaatcttgacaacgacactatCACAGGACAACGATGCAAcaactcagtcccccctcttgcctcgtCACGagtaaggtttctaattatttagccaagaccagagccaattagtcttgtggtagcattgttttcctgggtggctctccatgttccgattaaacgtttgtgatcttgtattaatgaaaggtataacagaagtaaagcaagattaatcattgagttcaatTAAACCAACTTATCCCAAGTAGGAACTAAGGATGAGCTACCAAACATAAAAGTAcacccggttggtcaaggcaaaggtaaattaaATCTAGGgaaaccttaattgggacccatcaatttaatcttaacaagggcatagcataattgttgagtacgagaaagtaaaagtgtataggactgacaagtagtgatcaaggacacgacttgacttcttggccttgctcttgctgttcgtactcctcgaaggcttgatcttcaaatcccccGAATTGTTGAACGTCTATACGCGTCACatgagcacatacaagcaaacaagggcacaaagtaagaaaacagtacacaaaTCACaactaaacagagaaaacaagcttgaaaaattAATCGACACTTTAAAacaaacacgtggatataaagaacgcgaaaaacgaagttaagatgcaaaagatatgattaaaacaagatccaggggcttttctgcgagaaaaacaaaacttctaggGTCGAACTGCgaaaaaccgagggcttatacatGATTATGcatataaaccgaaggtttaacaTGCAAAAATGCAACTTAGGATGGCGGGTTGATTTAGAGAAACTCAGGGTCTAAACCGAAAGAAAGCAGGACCAAAACACAATTATTTTTGAACtagattggactgcgggttgatttgcggaaaaggtaAGGGCTTCAGTGTAAAAGAGGCACGGTGCGACGCGATTGAGTACACGATCTGGTTGACTCGCTGCGGGCCGTCGGATTTGGATCCGACGGTCTCGGTCATCGGCGACACCGAAGCAACGGCGgaccaggcggcgggcggcgacgagcggcggcggttcgcCGGAATTAGCCGATACGGCGCTACAGGGCTCGGTTTCGCGCGCGGCAAACACTAGAAGCATGAGAAAAGCAAGGCAATCCCTTTTCGGTGGTTCACGGTAACCGAGGCTCACCGGAAGGCGGAGATAGGGTGGTTGCGCCGGAGCTCGGATGGCGGCGcttgctagggttttgggggCGCTGTTGCGGGGTGCTCGAGGTGGGGGggcggcttatataggggcgGAGTCGGGGCGCGGTCGGAGTGGAGTTCCGACTGGAGGACGGGGATGATGGGTAGGTCCCACCCGTCAGACCTGCAGAAGAAGGCTGGTGCCGCTGGGCAGGCCGACGGAGTGGGCCGAGCGAGCGACATGAGCTGGCGAAGGGAAAAAGGGAAAGCGGCAGCTTCGCGGGCCGGAGGAAAAGGCAGAGCGGGCCGGGGGAGCTAGCAGCGCTGGGCTGCAGGGAAATAGGATCCGGGCTgaaagagaaaggaggaggagaaggatgtagcccaggaggaggaagagaaaagaggaaaagaaagatttttaagattgaaattgaatttgagattcaattttgattcaaacacaagcaatcaaaataaatgcaccagcatgcaaTGCACAAAGAACTCCTATGAtggtttaatttaatttagagaaaataaaattaaatgcctagaaatttaaatgacatcctaaaTGAGCAAATTTTAGTGTATTTAAATTCTTtaaaaaatttgggtgttacagggcaccagatgatccgatgccTATCTCAagtgaccatcggatcatccaatgCTCACATATTTTACTAGCCGTTGTAGCAAAGGCTCTTTGAGGTCCATGGGCTATTTATGCCCCCTCCACTCACCCATTCAGAGTTGCTGGATTGTCCACACATCGATTGAAGATCAAGgcccatcaagaacacatccatgccaccaaaagtgcaaaagCGATAATCCAAGGCTTAGCACGAGCTAAGAgattgattagtgctaggataggcctagagagagtAGTGCAAGGTGCtgctaccttgtgattggttcaaggagtgatCCACTATTGTAAGCTTGGGGTGCCGGCGCCTTGGGGTCTTGATGGCTctccggcaagtcttcgacccccCAGCTCGGTATGGAGCAGCGTCGACAGCCGGATGTGGGGGACAAGAAGACTCCTTCCTTCGTGGAGCAGCTCCGTGGTGGAGACGACGTCAAGGTGACCGAAAGGGGGTAGTAGTGAGCCTTGCGTTTGTGGCTAGCTTGTCATCCAGCTTGGCTAGAGCCTTTGTGGCGAGCCCAAGACCTTGaccgggagagacttggtgagcaggagcatgtccttggtggagctccaacgcATGGACTAGGGGTGGCATTTGGCTACCGATACCATGTGATAAATCGTCGTGCTGGGTTTGCATCTTTcctaacccactcctttacATTTCCGCACTACATTCTCGCAACTTGAGTGCCTTTAATTACTTTCCAGAGTAGTACCttgttaggattggctctaggttgcaaaactctttgtgggtgggaagttttactagatcaaccatagatgcacatgCTCTTCCTTCATTTTATTCCAATTAGTATGGACGTGGAGGTTACAGGACACACCATGCTAGCTGTAGCGCCGGCAACAGGGAAACAAACCCAAGAAAGCAATGTGGACATTTGATTCTACTTTTTTATGCAGAATATATGGAGGCACCAGCCagcccagcaacaacaacaatggcGGCTACTTGGTATACTCGATGGCCCAGAAGTTGGCGTAGATGTAGGTGGACTTGACGCTGGTAAACCCGGCGCCCTTGGCGAGCTCCACAAACTCCCTCTCGTACCTCTCCTTGCCGTCGGGGCTGTACGCGAGCAGGCACACGTCGACGCCGATCAACCCCTGCGCGCTGTTTGTGGCATCCGGGTTCACCGGCAGGATGCACTCGACACTGATGAGCTTGCCGTGCGGAGGCAGCGCCTCGTAGCAGTTCTTGAGCAGCTTGGTGCAGTGGTTGTCGCCCCAGCAATTGAGGATCCACTTCATGAGGATGGCGTCGCCGGAGGGCACCTTCTCAAACATGTCGCCTCCCAcgtgctgcacctgcacgtcGGGGTAGGCCGGCGCCTCGGAGATGACGTGGGGAAGGTCGAAGTTGATCCCTTGAATGGTCGGGTACCTGGAGGTGATGGCATGGATGGTggagccgaggccgccgccaacGTCGACGAGGGTGCGGACGCCGTCGAAGTCCGTGTAGAGCTCCAAGAGCTTCTTGGTGAGGATGATGGAATGCTGCTTCATGGCCTCATTGAAGACCCCGTTGAAGCGTGCGTCAGTACCGGCGTAGTCGaaccaggaaggcgtcccaaACGCCCTGTTGAATGGGCTGCCACCCTCAAGGACCGCGTCCGTCATGTAGCTCCAGGCGTGCATGAAGAGCTTGTCGTTGGCGAGGAGGTGGATCGGGTGGATAAGGCTACGGCGTAGCACATTATCATGGCTCGGGCGGCCGGAGCAAGAACACGAGCTGGCCGACCGTAGAGGGAAGACGCAAGCGGCACTCGCAGAATCTACGTGGCTCCCCTTGGTCATTCTTTGTCTCACCCTATGGGTATCGTGGAGGCACGGCGCCAGGCTGGCGGCACGGTGTAGCCTCAATTCAGGACTTTCCTAGGCAGGGCGTGGCCGAGGGCGATGGGTTGCTCAACCTGATGAGAACTTGGGTGGGTGCTCCTACATGGGAGAGAATAGGGTGACGGATGAGAATGCAGATGAGGGACGGGGCTCAGACGAGGGGTGGGTTGGAGACATGTTTTCACTGTTGAACTCTTAGCGTCAAGATGAGTGGTGAGATGAGATACCGGTAGGACCTGCTCTTACCATGGCACTTCAGCAACCCCACCCCAACCCCGCGCGCAAGTCAAAATTTGAGGACCATATGTACAATACGTGTGCAAACAAAACCATAATTTTACTAGTATTGAGGGATTTTAGttatttcttctaaaaaatcTCTTGGGAAATCGTATTTTTGTAGTACAACATATATAGAAAATAAGTATTACTCACAAATAAACTGCCCTTTTCTTTAGTATTCTtggtttttgttattattttatttaatcttaAGATTTATATATGCATAAAAAAGTAATTTAGTATCTTCAAATATGGAAACGTGGTCTTAGGAATAGGGCTCATATTTTATTCTTGAGCATGCCTAGTGGAAAAATACTATCTAAAAAACTGCAAAGAAATTTCATCATACGGAAATGTCTGAGATTGTGAACGGAAGCAATTTCATCTGTCTGCAACCCTGCATAGCATGTGACAGCCCGGGCTGCGTGCCAAGAAACACCCAGAGCTCCTGACACAACCGCGTGAGCACCTTCTCCGACATGCGCACATGAGGACCGCATGCACCCATATGCAAGGTTCACAAATACGTGCGTGCTTAAACTATATGCGCACGTTACAAACGATTGTAGAAAAAATGCGAGTCACCAGGAAGGTAGGTAGTAGAGCATGCCGTCAGTGTCTTTCCTGTGACCTGTGTTCGTGGTGCACATGGCAGAATGCACAGTCTATACATAGGAACCAGAAGTTGGCTTCGAAACCAAATCACTCATTAGTCCTTCAGTACTGCAGTGAACGCTATCTAGCTAGCTAATTTCCCCTTGAAATCAGTTTTCTTGCGTGGCCATGGGTAGCCTTCCACTTGAAGCCATGATGCCACTGAATCCCGATTCATTCGCTGGGGAGTCCAGTGCCGTGGTCGACTTCCTCGCCGACTACTACCGCAACGTCGATAAGTATCCGGTCATGGCCAACACCCAGCCAGGGACCATCCGTAAGCTTCTTCCGGAGGCAGCCCCGGAGTTGGGCGACTCGATGGATCGCATACTGGATGATGTGCAGCGGGATATCCTCCCCGGCCTCACACATTGGCAGAGCCCTAGCTTCTTTGCCTATTTCCCGGCGAATGCAAGCACCGCAGGGTTCGCCGGGGAGATGTTGTCGGCTGGTCTCAACGTCGTCCCGTTCGTCTGGACGGCGTCACCGGTGGCCACTAAGCTGGAGCAGGTCGTGGTTGACTGGATGGCTAGCCT
This genomic window from Setaria viridis chromosome 8, Setaria_viridis_v4.0, whole genome shotgun sequence contains:
- the LOC117866325 gene encoding tricetin 3',4',5'-O-trimethyltransferase encodes the protein MTKGSHVDSASAACVFPLRSASSCSCSGRPSHDNVLRRSLIHPIHLLANDKLFMHAWSYMTDAVLEGGSPFNRAFGTPSWFDYAGTDARFNGVFNEAMKQHSIILTKKLLELYTDFDGVRTLVDVGGGLGSTIHAITSRYPTIQGINFDLPHVISEAPAYPDVQVQHVGGDMFEKVPSGDAILMKWILNCWGDNHCTKLLKNCYEALPPHGKLISVECILPVNPDATNSAQGLIGVDVCLLAYSPDGKERYEREFVELAKGAGFTSVKSTYIYANFWAIEYTK
- the LOC117866329 gene encoding tyrosine decarboxylase 1, translated to MGSLPLEAMMPLNPDSFAGESSAVVDFLADYYRNVDKYPVMANTQPGTIRKLLPEAAPELGDSMDRILDDVQRDILPGLTHWQSPSFFAYFPANASTAGFAGEMLSAGLNVVPFVWTASPVATKLEQVVVDWMASLLALPERFHFKGGGGGVLHGSTCEAVVCTLAAARDRALSKLGHEGILKLVDAWKCIEYLLERRLFEVHGLFMPPPLAHSELLECPYIY